A single window of Mycobacterium sp. ITM-2016-00318 DNA harbors:
- a CDS encoding cysteine hydrolase family protein, with protein sequence MPEPQTLRALADLPQSPAGLADSTLIMIDCQNTYTRGVMELEGVQTALDEAAALLDRARSAGIPIIHIQHSDGPGSLYDIDGESGAIVDRVAPREGEPVVVKNYPNSFVQTDLDERLKAANASNLVLAGFMTHMCVNSTARGAFNLGYAPTVVAAATATRALPGVGGDPVPASVLHSASLAAIADLFAVVVPDASKIPN encoded by the coding sequence GTGCCCGAACCACAAACCCTGCGTGCCCTGGCCGACCTGCCTCAGTCGCCCGCCGGCCTGGCCGACTCCACGCTCATCATGATCGACTGCCAGAACACCTATACCCGCGGCGTGATGGAACTCGAGGGCGTCCAGACGGCGCTCGACGAGGCAGCCGCCCTGCTCGACCGGGCGCGGTCGGCTGGCATCCCGATCATTCACATACAGCACTCCGACGGACCCGGTTCGCTGTACGACATCGACGGTGAAAGCGGCGCGATCGTCGACCGTGTCGCGCCGCGAGAGGGCGAACCGGTGGTGGTCAAAAATTATCCGAACTCGTTCGTACAGACCGATCTGGATGAGCGTCTGAAGGCCGCGAACGCATCGAATCTCGTTCTTGCCGGATTCATGACGCACATGTGCGTCAACTCGACGGCCCGCGGAGCCTTCAACCTGGGCTATGCGCCGACGGTGGTGGCCGCCGCGACGGCCACCAGGGCGCTGCCGGGAGTCGGTGGCGACCCGGTGCCCGCCTCGGTGCTGCATTCTGCGAGTCTGGCCGCGATCGCCGACCTGTTCGCTGTCGTCGTGCCCGACGCCTCGAAGATCCCGAACTGA
- a CDS encoding 3'(2'),5'-bisphosphate nucleotidase CysQ, which produces MTDRSDDEVAARLATEAGKLLLGVREELADASAAERKAAGDKRSHDFLMEALTSDRPADAVLSEEGADDPVRLSSDRVWIVDPLDGTREFSELGRDDWAVHVALWRNGELIAGAVALPAQGITLATPDVAAPPQAPATPRIVVSRTRPPAIALEVSDALDGVLVEMGSAGAKVASVVQGLSDVYVHAGGQYEWDSAAPVAVARAAGLHTSRLDGAPLEYNRRDPLLPDLIVCRPELAEAVLSVTR; this is translated from the coding sequence GTGACCGACCGCAGCGACGACGAAGTCGCCGCTCGGCTGGCCACCGAGGCCGGCAAGCTGCTTCTCGGTGTGCGCGAGGAGCTCGCCGACGCGAGTGCCGCCGAACGTAAAGCGGCGGGGGACAAGCGGTCTCATGACTTCCTCATGGAGGCGCTGACATCCGACCGACCCGCTGACGCGGTGCTGTCCGAGGAGGGCGCTGACGACCCCGTCAGGTTGAGCTCCGACCGGGTGTGGATCGTCGATCCGCTCGACGGCACCCGCGAGTTCTCCGAACTCGGCCGCGACGACTGGGCGGTGCATGTCGCGCTCTGGCGCAACGGCGAACTGATCGCCGGCGCGGTGGCTTTACCGGCGCAGGGCATCACGCTCGCCACTCCGGACGTCGCCGCACCGCCGCAGGCACCGGCCACGCCCCGCATCGTGGTCTCGAGGACCCGGCCTCCCGCAATCGCTCTGGAAGTCAGTGACGCCCTCGACGGTGTGCTCGTCGAGATGGGCTCGGCCGGAGCCAAAGTCGCGTCCGTCGTGCAGGGTCTCTCCGACGTCTACGTGCATGCCGGTGGACAGTATGAATGGGACTCGGCTGCACCGGTCGCGGTGGCTCGCGCCGCCGGGCTGCACACGTCTCGCCTCGATGGCGCACCGCTCGAGTACAACAGGCGCGATCCGCTGCTGCCGGATCTCATCGTGTGCCGACCCGAGCTCGCCGAGGCCGTTCTGAGCGTTACCCGATAG
- the cysN gene encoding sulfate adenylyltransferase subunit CysN — MATLLRIATAGSVDDGKSTLIGRLLFDSKAVMEDQLAAVERTSKERGHDYTDLALVTDGLRAEREQGITIDVAYRYFATAKRKFIIADTPGHIQYTRNMVTGTSTAQLAIVLVDARHGLLEQSRRHAFLASLLGIRHIVLAVNKMDLVNWDREQFEKIRDDFYEFAARLDVQDVTTIPLSALQGDNVVTKSENTPWYDGPSLLSHLEEVYIAGDRNLVDVRFPVQYVIRPQTHDHADHRSYAGTVASGVMRPGDEIVVLPTGKASRITSIEGPTGPVSEAFPPMAVSISLADDIDISRGDLIARPNNQPRVAQDFDATVCWMADEAALEPGRDYIIKHTTRTTRVRVSALDYRLDVNTLHRDKTATALKLNELGRISLRSQVPLLLDEYSRNAATGSFILIDPNTNGTVAAGMILPYVTARTASPNTVRHESLCTSEDRLSKGRTVWFTGLSGSGKSSVAMLVEQKLLEKGRPAYVLDGDNLRHGLNADLGFSMADRAENQRRLAHIAAILADSGQIVLVPAISPLEEHRALARKVTNDSGLEFFEVFCDTPLEDCERRDPKGLYAKARAGEITHFTGIDSPYQRPKKPDLRLTPDRSPEELADLVVELLESRP; from the coding sequence ATGGCGACGTTGCTTCGCATCGCGACCGCGGGCTCGGTGGACGACGGCAAGTCGACGCTGATCGGCCGCCTGCTCTTCGACAGCAAGGCCGTGATGGAGGACCAGCTTGCCGCCGTCGAGCGCACCTCCAAGGAACGCGGGCACGACTACACCGATCTGGCCCTGGTGACCGACGGCCTGCGGGCCGAACGCGAGCAGGGCATCACCATCGATGTCGCATACCGCTACTTCGCAACGGCCAAGCGGAAATTCATCATCGCCGACACGCCGGGCCACATCCAGTACACGCGCAACATGGTCACGGGCACCTCGACCGCGCAGCTGGCGATCGTCCTGGTCGACGCACGCCACGGGCTTCTCGAACAGTCGCGCAGGCATGCCTTTCTTGCGTCGCTGTTGGGCATCCGGCATATCGTGCTCGCCGTCAACAAGATGGACCTGGTCAACTGGGACCGCGAGCAATTCGAGAAGATCCGTGACGACTTTTACGAGTTCGCCGCCCGCCTCGACGTGCAGGACGTGACGACGATTCCACTGTCGGCTCTGCAGGGCGACAACGTGGTGACGAAGTCGGAGAACACCCCGTGGTACGACGGGCCGTCGCTGCTGTCCCATCTCGAAGAGGTCTACATCGCGGGCGACCGCAACCTGGTCGACGTGCGCTTCCCGGTCCAGTACGTGATCCGGCCGCAGACCCACGACCACGCCGACCACCGCAGCTACGCGGGCACCGTCGCCAGCGGCGTCATGCGTCCCGGCGACGAGATCGTCGTGCTGCCCACCGGCAAGGCGAGCCGCATCACGTCGATCGAGGGACCGACAGGGCCCGTCTCCGAGGCGTTCCCTCCGATGGCCGTCTCGATCAGCCTCGCCGACGACATCGACATTTCGCGCGGCGACCTGATCGCGCGGCCGAACAACCAGCCGCGGGTGGCGCAGGACTTCGACGCCACGGTGTGCTGGATGGCCGACGAAGCCGCCCTGGAACCGGGTCGTGACTACATCATCAAGCACACCACCCGCACCACACGGGTAAGGGTGAGCGCGCTCGACTACCGCCTCGATGTCAACACGCTGCACCGCGACAAAACTGCAACCGCGCTCAAACTCAATGAGCTGGGCCGCATCTCGCTGCGCTCGCAGGTGCCGCTGCTGCTCGACGAGTACAGCCGCAACGCGGCAACCGGTTCGTTCATCCTGATCGACCCGAACACCAACGGCACCGTCGCAGCGGGCATGATTCTGCCCTACGTCACCGCGCGCACGGCGAGCCCGAACACCGTGCGCCACGAGTCACTGTGCACCTCCGAGGATCGGCTGTCCAAGGGCCGCACGGTCTGGTTCACCGGGCTGTCCGGATCGGGCAAGTCATCGGTGGCGATGCTCGTCGAGCAGAAGCTTCTCGAGAAGGGCCGTCCCGCTTATGTTCTCGACGGTGACAACCTGCGCCACGGTTTGAACGCCGACCTCGGCTTCTCGATGGCCGACCGGGCCGAGAACCAGCGCAGGCTGGCCCACATCGCCGCGATCCTCGCCGACTCCGGTCAGATCGTCCTGGTGCCTGCCATCAGCCCGCTCGAGGAGCATCGGGCGCTGGCGCGCAAGGTCACCAACGATTCAGGCCTCGAGTTCTTCGAGGTGTTCTGCGATACCCCGCTCGAGGACTGTGAACGCCGCGACCCGAAGGGGTTGTACGCGAAAGCCCGCGCCGGTGAGATCACTCACTTCACCGGCATCGACAGCCCCTACCAGCGCCCGAAGAAGCCCGACCTGCGGCTGACGCCCGACCGCTCGCCCGAGGAACTCGCCGATCTCGTCGTCGAGCTGCTGGAGAGCCGTCCGTGA
- the cysD gene encoding sulfate adenylyltransferase subunit CysD, whose protein sequence is MTTAHKPKQAAGRYELSHLRALEAEAIHIIREVAAEFERPVLLFSGGKDSIVMLHLAIKAFAPGRLPFPVMHVDTGHNFDEVLQTRDELVAQFGVRLVVAKVQDDIDAGRVVETIPSRNPMQTFTLLRAIRENKFDAAFGGARRDEEKARAKERVFSFRDEFGQWDPKAQRPELWNLYNGRHHKGEHIRVFPLSNWTEFDIWSYIGAEKIKLPLIYYAHQRQVFERDGMLLAVHKYLQPRKDEKVIEKTVRFRTVGDVTCTGCVESLAGTVSEVIAETAVSRLTERGATRADDRISEAGMEDRKREGYF, encoded by the coding sequence ATGACGACCGCGCACAAGCCCAAGCAGGCTGCCGGGCGCTACGAGTTGAGCCATCTGCGGGCGCTCGAAGCCGAGGCGATCCACATCATCCGCGAGGTGGCCGCCGAATTCGAGCGGCCGGTGCTGCTGTTCTCCGGCGGCAAGGACTCCATCGTCATGCTGCACCTGGCGATCAAGGCGTTTGCGCCGGGACGGCTGCCGTTCCCGGTCATGCACGTCGACACCGGCCACAACTTCGACGAGGTCCTGCAGACCCGCGACGAACTCGTCGCACAGTTCGGTGTCAGGTTGGTCGTCGCCAAGGTGCAGGACGACATCGACGCCGGACGTGTGGTCGAGACCATCCCGTCGCGCAACCCCATGCAGACCTTCACGCTGTTGCGGGCCATCCGCGAGAACAAGTTCGACGCCGCATTCGGCGGTGCCCGCCGCGACGAGGAGAAGGCGCGCGCGAAGGAGCGGGTGTTCAGCTTTCGTGACGAGTTCGGGCAGTGGGACCCCAAGGCGCAGCGGCCCGAACTGTGGAACCTGTACAACGGCCGTCACCACAAGGGCGAGCACATCCGCGTCTTCCCGCTGTCCAACTGGACCGAGTTCGACATCTGGTCCTATATCGGCGCCGAGAAGATCAAGCTTCCGTTGATCTACTACGCACATCAGCGTCAGGTCTTCGAGCGTGACGGCATGCTGCTGGCCGTGCACAAGTACCTGCAGCCGCGCAAGGACGAGAAGGTGATCGAGAAGACGGTGCGCTTCCGCACCGTCGGTGACGTCACCTGCACCGGCTGCGTGGAGTCGCTTGCAGGCACGGTCTCCGAGGTGATCGCCGAGACCGCGGTGTCGCGGCTCACCGAACGCGGCGCCACCCGCGCCGACGACCGGATCTCCGAGGCAGGCATGGAAGACCGCAAGCGAGAGGGCTACTTCTGA
- a CDS encoding carbonic anhydrase, with protein MTVTDEYLKNNEEYAKNFSGPLPLPPAKHVAVVACMDARLDVYRVLGLNEGEAHVIRNAGGVVTDDEIRSLAISQRLLGTKEIILIHHTDCGMLTFTDDDFKKAIQDETGIKPEWAAEAFPDIDEDVRQSIRRIEASPFVTKHESLRGFVFDVATGKLNEVTT; from the coding sequence ATGACCGTGACGGACGAGTACCTAAAGAACAACGAGGAGTATGCGAAGAACTTCTCGGGTCCGTTGCCGCTGCCGCCCGCCAAGCACGTCGCAGTGGTGGCCTGCATGGACGCCCGGCTCGACGTGTACCGGGTCCTCGGCCTGAATGAGGGCGAGGCGCACGTCATCCGCAACGCGGGCGGCGTGGTGACCGATGACGAGATCCGCTCGCTGGCTATCAGTCAACGGCTGCTGGGCACCAAGGAGATCATCCTCATCCACCACACCGACTGCGGGATGCTGACGTTCACCGACGACGACTTCAAGAAAGCCATCCAGGACGAGACCGGGATCAAGCCGGAGTGGGCCGCCGAAGCGTTTCCCGATATCGACGAGGACGTGCGTCAGTCGATCCGCCGGATCGAGGCGAGCCCCTTCGTCACCAAGCACGAGTCGTTGCGCGGCTTCGTTTTCGACGTAGCCACGGGCAAGCTGAACGAGGTCACGACCTGA
- a CDS encoding HAMP domain-containing sensor histidine kinase, with the protein MSSSPRVDPPGALTRIRSPRTWSLRARLLVTQVALLAVVCAGIGIATEFALQRFLTHQLDQQLIEAGRRSAAISAFGPPPPGFGPPRPMHGPPFAGPREPPPRDRMRRIIIREDEGPGPEFLNAPGQAARMVGAVIAEGVPVDAGMITADGARAEFSSAATKQLAQIAPNRSPTTVDLDGLGRYRVVGNHSRGPEETIVVGLPTSDVDDTLLWVLVMFCIVGVIALIAATTAGILIIRRQFRPLSTVSAAARQVADLELDRGEVRLPTPIVKVDPASAHTEIGQLGSALNRMLDRISGALSARHASEMRVRQFVADASHELRTPLAAIRGYTELAQRKQDVLPDDVAHAMNRVESETERMTHLVEDMLLLARLDTGRPLQREQVDLTRLVVDAASDAHIAGPDHTWSLDLPEEPVVVRGDEARLHQVLANLLANARTHTPAGTSVTTALAVDGGHAILTVTDDGPGIPVWLQPEVFERFARGDSSRSRREGSTGLGLAIVAAVVRAHNGTIDVQSVPGRTEFVVKLPLNSQSSHSEAKTGT; encoded by the coding sequence ATGTCCTCAAGCCCGCGCGTTGACCCACCAGGAGCGCTGACTCGGATCCGGTCTCCGCGAACATGGTCGCTACGGGCGCGCCTGCTGGTCACTCAGGTGGCGCTGCTCGCGGTGGTGTGCGCGGGCATCGGCATCGCAACCGAGTTCGCGCTGCAACGCTTCCTGACACATCAGCTGGATCAGCAACTGATCGAAGCGGGCCGCCGGTCGGCAGCCATCTCCGCGTTCGGACCGCCGCCACCGGGATTCGGCCCGCCGAGACCGATGCACGGGCCACCGTTCGCTGGGCCAAGGGAGCCGCCGCCTCGAGACCGTATGCGGCGGATCATCATCCGGGAAGACGAAGGTCCGGGACCTGAGTTTCTGAATGCCCCGGGTCAGGCCGCCCGAATGGTCGGCGCCGTCATCGCCGAGGGCGTACCGGTCGACGCCGGGATGATCACCGCCGACGGCGCCCGGGCCGAATTCAGCTCCGCCGCAACGAAACAGCTCGCACAGATCGCGCCGAACCGCTCCCCGACGACGGTCGACCTGGACGGTCTCGGCCGCTATCGTGTGGTGGGCAACCACTCCCGTGGCCCGGAGGAGACAATCGTCGTCGGTCTGCCGACCTCCGATGTCGACGACACTCTGCTGTGGGTACTGGTGATGTTCTGCATCGTCGGCGTCATCGCGCTCATTGCAGCGACGACGGCGGGCATCCTGATCATCAGGCGTCAATTCCGCCCGCTGTCAACGGTTTCCGCCGCAGCCCGGCAGGTGGCCGACCTCGAGCTCGACCGCGGAGAGGTTCGACTGCCCACGCCCATCGTCAAGGTCGACCCGGCGAGCGCGCACACCGAGATCGGCCAGCTCGGCTCGGCGCTGAACCGCATGCTCGACCGCATCTCCGGCGCACTGTCCGCGCGGCATGCCAGCGAGATGCGGGTCCGCCAGTTCGTCGCCGACGCCAGCCATGAACTGCGCACCCCCCTCGCGGCGATTCGCGGCTACACCGAACTGGCACAACGTAAACAGGACGTCCTGCCCGACGACGTCGCGCACGCGATGAACCGGGTGGAGTCCGAGACCGAGAGGATGACCCACCTGGTCGAGGACATGCTGTTGCTGGCGCGCCTCGATACCGGGCGACCGCTGCAGCGCGAACAGGTGGATCTGACCCGCCTTGTGGTCGACGCCGCCAGCGACGCTCACATCGCGGGGCCGGACCACACGTGGTCGCTCGACCTGCCGGAGGAACCGGTCGTGGTTAGGGGCGACGAGGCGCGGCTGCATCAGGTGCTGGCCAATCTGCTGGCCAACGCGCGGACCCACACCCCGGCGGGGACATCGGTGACCACCGCGCTGGCGGTCGACGGCGGGCACGCGATCCTCACCGTGACCGACGACGGTCCCGGCATCCCGGTGTGGTTGCAGCCGGAGGTCTTCGAGCGGTTCGCCCGCGGCGACTCGTCACGGTCGCGCCGAGAGGGCAGCACCGGACTCGGACTTGCCATCGTCGCCGCGGTGGTCAGGGCGCACAACGGCACCATCGACGTGCAGAGCGTGCCCGGTAGGACCGAATTCGTGGTGAAACTGCCCCTCAATTCACAGTCAAGCCACAGCGAGGCCAAAACCGGGACCTAA
- a CDS encoding response regulator transcription factor has product MRRADGKPINVLVVDDEPVLAELVSMALRYEGWEIQTAGDGATAISLAKENPPDVVVLDVMLPDMSGLDVLRKLRERIPHLPLLLLTAKDSVEDRIAGLTAGGDDYVTKPFSLEEVVLRLRALLRRTGVTSEAGGAKIVVGDLALDEDSHEVTRAGEPISLTATEFELLRFMMRNSKRVLSKAQILDRVWSYDFGGRSNIVELYVSYLRKKIDTGREPMIHTLRGAGYVLKPAR; this is encoded by the coding sequence ATGCGTCGCGCCGACGGCAAACCCATCAACGTGCTCGTCGTCGACGACGAGCCCGTGCTCGCCGAACTCGTGTCGATGGCGCTTCGGTACGAGGGCTGGGAGATTCAAACCGCTGGTGACGGCGCGACAGCGATCTCGCTCGCCAAAGAGAATCCGCCCGATGTCGTGGTGCTCGACGTGATGCTGCCGGACATGAGCGGCCTCGATGTTCTGCGCAAGCTGCGTGAGCGGATCCCGCATCTGCCGCTGCTGCTGTTGACCGCCAAGGATTCTGTCGAGGACCGCATCGCCGGGCTGACCGCGGGCGGCGACGACTATGTGACCAAACCGTTCAGCCTCGAAGAGGTGGTGCTGCGGCTGCGCGCGCTCCTGCGGCGTACCGGCGTGACGAGCGAGGCAGGGGGCGCCAAGATCGTCGTCGGCGACCTGGCCCTCGACGAGGACAGCCACGAGGTAACGCGCGCAGGCGAGCCGATCTCCTTGACCGCAACCGAGTTCGAACTTCTTCGCTTCATGATGCGGAACTCGAAGCGGGTGTTGTCCAAGGCGCAGATCCTCGACCGGGTGTGGAGTTACGACTTCGGTGGGCGGTCCAACATCGTTGAGCTGTACGTGTCGTATCTCCGAAAGAAGATCGACACCGGCCGCGAACCGATGATCCACACGCTGCGCGGGGCGGGGTATGTCCTCAAGCCCGCGCGTTGA
- a CDS encoding ABC transporter permease encodes MTRFLARRLLNYVLLLILASFLTFTLTSTSFRPLDSLESRNPRPPQTVIDAKAAELNLDRPIPIRYARWASGAVTGDFGTTITGQPISAELGRRVGVSLRLLVIGALLGTFIGVVVGAWGAIRQYHLSDRVITAVSLLLLSTPVFVTAYLLILAANGANSVVGVQLFEYIGETSPEAVSGGWNQFVDRVQHLVLPTFTLALLGTAGYSRYQRNAMLDVLGQDFIRTARAKGLTRRQALFKHGLRTALIPMATLFAYGISGLVTGAVFTEKIFGWHGMGEWVVQGIATQDTNIIAAVTVFTGAAVLFAGLLSDVIYAALDPRVRVA; translated from the coding sequence ATGACGCGGTTTCTCGCGCGGCGGCTGCTCAACTACGTCCTGCTACTTATCCTCGCGTCATTCCTCACGTTCACGCTGACCTCCACGTCGTTCAGGCCGCTGGACAGCCTCGAGTCACGCAATCCGAGGCCGCCGCAGACGGTCATCGACGCGAAGGCCGCCGAGTTGAACCTGGACCGCCCGATCCCCATCCGGTACGCACGCTGGGCATCGGGCGCCGTGACCGGCGACTTCGGCACGACGATCACGGGCCAGCCGATCTCTGCTGAGCTGGGCCGCCGCGTCGGGGTCAGCTTGCGGCTGCTGGTCATCGGCGCGCTGCTCGGCACGTTCATCGGTGTCGTGGTCGGCGCCTGGGGTGCGATCCGGCAGTACCACCTGAGCGACCGCGTCATCACTGCGGTGTCCCTGCTGTTGTTGAGCACACCGGTGTTCGTCACCGCCTATCTGCTGATCCTCGCCGCGAACGGGGCCAACTCGGTTGTCGGAGTGCAATTGTTCGAGTACATCGGAGAGACGTCGCCCGAGGCCGTCAGCGGTGGGTGGAACCAGTTCGTCGACCGGGTCCAGCATCTTGTGCTGCCGACATTCACGCTCGCCCTGCTGGGCACCGCCGGCTACAGCCGGTACCAGCGCAACGCGATGTTGGATGTGCTCGGGCAGGACTTCATCCGCACCGCGCGCGCCAAGGGACTGACCCGGCGGCAGGCACTGTTCAAGCATGGCCTGCGCACCGCGCTGATACCGATGGCGACGCTGTTCGCCTACGGCATAAGCGGTTTGGTCACTGGAGCGGTGTTCACCGAGAAGATTTTCGGCTGGCACGGCATGGGCGAATGGGTGGTGCAGGGCATCGCCACCCAGGACACCAACATCATCGCCGCGGTAACGGTGTTCACCGGTGCCGCCGTACTTTTCGCCGGTCTGCTCTCCGACGTCATCTATGCTGCGCTGGATCCGAGGGTGCGTGTGGCATGA
- a CDS encoding ABC transporter permease, producing MSEPVTTETATTAQSGLDAHRFASRRTLVRRRFLRNKPAVVSLVLLVLFFVGCYALPPLLPYSYTDLDYYALQQPPSADHWFGTNALGQDLFALTLRGMQKSMLIGVCVALISTILAATVGAIAGYFGGWRDRRLMWLVDLLLVVPSFIVIAIVTPRLGSADRVFWLILLFSVFGWMISSRIVRGMTMSLREREYVVAARYMGVPNWRIIVRHILPNVASLLIIDTTLNVGTAIIGETGLSFLGFGIQPPDVSLGTLIADGSSSATIFPWVFLFPAGILVLIVLCTNLIGDGLRDALDPGSRPLRRRRR from the coding sequence ATGAGTGAGCCGGTGACGACGGAGACGGCGACGACCGCGCAGTCGGGTCTCGATGCGCACCGGTTCGCCTCGCGGCGGACACTCGTCCGGCGCAGATTCTTACGCAACAAGCCCGCCGTCGTCTCCCTTGTTCTGCTCGTACTGTTCTTCGTCGGCTGTTATGCGCTGCCTCCGCTGCTGCCCTACAGCTATACCGATCTGGACTACTACGCGTTGCAGCAGCCACCCAGCGCCGACCACTGGTTCGGCACGAATGCACTCGGGCAGGATCTGTTCGCGCTGACGCTTCGCGGAATGCAGAAGTCGATGCTGATCGGCGTCTGCGTAGCTCTCATCTCGACGATCCTGGCCGCAACGGTCGGGGCGATCGCCGGTTACTTCGGCGGATGGCGCGATCGCCGCCTGATGTGGCTGGTCGACCTGTTGCTCGTGGTGCCGAGCTTCATCGTGATCGCGATCGTCACACCGCGACTGGGGTCAGCCGATCGTGTCTTCTGGTTGATCCTCTTGTTCTCTGTGTTCGGCTGGATGATCAGCTCACGCATCGTCCGCGGTATGACGATGAGTCTCCGCGAACGCGAATACGTCGTGGCCGCACGGTACATGGGGGTGCCGAATTGGCGGATCATCGTTCGCCACATCCTGCCCAATGTGGCGTCCCTGCTGATCATCGACACCACGCTCAACGTCGGTACTGCGATCATCGGCGAAACCGGATTGAGCTTCCTCGGTTTCGGTATCCAGCCGCCCGACGTGTCGCTCGGCACCCTCATCGCCGACGGCTCCAGTTCCGCCACGATATTTCCGTGGGTCTTCCTGTTCCCCGCGGGTATCCTGGTGCTGATCGTGTTGTGCACCAACCTCATCGGTGACGGTCTACGCGACGCGCTCGATCCCGGCTCGAGGCCGCTGCGGAGGCGACGCAGATGA
- a CDS encoding ABC transporter ATP-binding protein, with the protein MSLLEVRGLTVNFPTESERVAAVRGMNYHVDSGEVVALVGESGAGKSASAMAVVGLLPEYAEVTGSVRMHGDELLGRSDQGMSRVRGKSIGTVFQDPMSALTPVYTIGDQIAEAIEVHNSDVTRKAARARAVELLELVGIAQPERRARAFPHELSGGERQRVVIAIAIANDPDLLICDEPTTALDVTVQAQILEVLKTARDVTGAGVLIITHDLGVVAEFADRALVMYAGRAVEVASVGQLYRDRRMPYTAGLLGSVPRLDAPQGARLVPIPGAPPSLASLPQGCTFAPRCPLAIDDCRAAEPELITVGTGHSAACIRTEEVAGRSAADIYGISTEPDTADRIDADGPVVLRVENLAKTYKLTKGVVLRRTIGEVRAVDGVSFELQQGRTLGIVGESGSGKSTTLHQILDLTAPQAGSIEVLGADVASLDAKGRRALRGDLQVVFQDPVASLDPRLPVFEVLAEPLTANGFDKKRIDDRISELLEIVGMRRVDADRYPAEFSGGQKQRIGIARALALQPKILALDEPVSALDVSIQAGIINLLLDLQDRFGLAYLFVSHDLSVVKHLAHHVAVMCKGRIVEHGEADQVFANPTAEYTAKLLAAVPQPEPDRG; encoded by the coding sequence ATGAGTCTGCTCGAGGTGCGTGGCCTCACCGTGAACTTCCCGACGGAATCCGAACGCGTCGCAGCCGTTCGCGGGATGAACTATCACGTCGATTCCGGTGAGGTCGTCGCGCTGGTCGGCGAATCCGGCGCGGGCAAGTCGGCGAGCGCGATGGCCGTGGTCGGATTGCTTCCGGAGTACGCCGAGGTGACGGGGTCCGTCCGCATGCACGGTGACGAACTGCTCGGGCGCTCCGACCAGGGCATGTCCCGGGTGCGGGGAAAGTCCATCGGGACGGTGTTCCAGGATCCGATGTCGGCCCTGACGCCCGTGTACACCATCGGCGACCAGATCGCCGAGGCGATCGAGGTGCACAACAGCGACGTCACCCGCAAGGCAGCGCGCGCCCGCGCCGTCGAACTACTGGAATTGGTGGGCATAGCGCAGCCCGAAAGGCGTGCGAGGGCATTCCCGCACGAGCTGTCCGGTGGCGAACGCCAGCGCGTCGTCATCGCCATCGCCATCGCCAACGACCCCGATCTGCTGATCTGCGACGAGCCGACCACCGCGCTGGATGTGACCGTGCAGGCGCAGATCCTCGAAGTGCTGAAGACTGCGCGCGACGTCACCGGTGCCGGTGTGCTGATCATCACCCACGACCTCGGCGTCGTCGCCGAGTTCGCCGACCGCGCCCTCGTCATGTACGCGGGGCGTGCCGTCGAGGTCGCATCGGTCGGCCAGCTCTACCGCGATCGCCGGATGCCCTACACCGCAGGCCTTCTCGGTTCGGTGCCGCGACTCGACGCGCCGCAGGGTGCGCGGCTTGTGCCCATTCCCGGTGCACCGCCGTCACTGGCGTCGCTGCCGCAGGGCTGTACGTTCGCACCACGGTGCCCGCTTGCCATCGACGACTGCCGTGCCGCAGAACCGGAGCTGATCACCGTCGGCACCGGCCACAGCGCAGCCTGCATCCGAACCGAGGAGGTCGCAGGCCGCAGCGCCGCCGACATCTACGGCATCTCGACCGAACCGGATACGGCCGACCGCATTGACGCAGACGGCCCCGTCGTCCTGCGTGTCGAAAACCTCGCCAAGACATACAAACTCACCAAGGGAGTGGTGTTGCGGCGCACGATCGGCGAGGTACGTGCCGTCGACGGCGTCAGCTTCGAACTGCAGCAGGGTCGCACATTGGGCATCGTCGGAGAGTCCGGATCGGGCAAATCGACGACGTTGCATCAAATCTTGGACCTGACCGCGCCGCAGGCAGGCTCCATCGAAGTGCTCGGCGCCGACGTCGCGTCCTTGGACGCGAAGGGCCGACGGGCACTGCGGGGCGATCTGCAGGTGGTGTTTCAGGATCCGGTGGCCTCCCTGGATCCACGGCTCCCGGTCTTCGAGGTGCTCGCCGAACCGTTGACCGCCAACGGTTTCGACAAGAAGCGCATTGACGACCGGATCTCCGAACTGTTGGAGATCGTGGGCATGCGCAGGGTCGACGCCGATCGCTACCCGGCCGAATTCTCCGGCGGCCAGAAGCAGCGCATCGGTATCGCACGCGCGTTGGCGCTGCAACCGAAGATCCTTGCGCTCGACGAACCGGTGTCTGCGCTCGACGTCTCGATTCAGGCCGGCATCATCAACCTGCTGCTCGACCTGCAGGACAGGTTCGGCCTCGCCTATCTGTTCGTCTCTCACGACCTGTCGGTGGTGAAGCACCTCGCGCATCACGTGGCGGTGATGTGCAAGGGCAGGATTGTCGAGCACGGCGAGGCTGATCAGGTCTTCGCCAACCCCACCGCCGAATACACAGCCAAGTTGCTGGCCGCGGTTCCTCAACCCGAGCCGGACCGCGGCTAG